Below is a window of Halarcobacter anaerophilus DNA.
AAAAAAGGTTTTATCTTGATTATAAAAGTTGTGCAAGAGGTTGAAGAGCTTTTTTAATTTCATCTAAAGACATTGTTCCGTCTAAAGCCCCTGCTTTCACCTCTCCTTCATAAATTTTCGATATTGTTCCTACTTCTGTCAGGATATATGCAAAAAATTTTGTTTTTGAGTTATCTCTAACTTTAAGAGCATTTACCATTTTCCCATCCATATCATAAATCATAGGAATATTTGTTCCCTCATTTAACTCTTCAAGTTTTCCCGGGATAAAAAGTTTTTTTACAAACCAAGGAGCACTTGAAATATTTGCAACCATAACATAAGGAAGATCTACTTTAAAAAGTTTAGGCAACTCTTTTACTACAGCTAAAGAGTCATGATTTCCTACTATAATTAAATACTTCTTACCTTTTTGAAGAAGAGTCTCTTTTTTGATCTCTCCATCTTTACCTACTAATTCATAAGTTGACGGTAAGGACTTATAATTTATTATATTTACTACATTATCATCTGCAACTATCTGTTTAGGCTTTTCAGCAGTAAAATATACCAACAATGCAAAACCAGCTAATCCTAAAAACACTACTTTTAGTAAATTTGCCATAACGTCCCTCTTTTTAAATTTATTTCATTTTATCTTATTAAGATTAACTGTTAATTAATAATATAAAGTAACTACTTTTCTCTTATTTTCTTTTTTATTTTGATTTTTTAACCCATCTTTTAAACATTCTATGGGTAGTAATTTGATTATCTAAAGAGCTGTTATTAACAATATTTTCAACTAAAGATGAAGCTAAATAAGAAGAAAGGACAAAACCTCTTCCCCCTACTCCGTTTAAAACATATAAATTGTCATATGTAGATAACATTGCATCTTTTACATGAGAGCCGTTTACTAAGTGAGGATACTGTTTTATCGTAGTTTGGGAATCAATAAGTTTTCCTACCATTGGGAAATAATCTACACTTGAAGCCCTTGGACCGATTTTAACATCACAAACCTCTATATCTTCAAGTTTTATTATATCATCTGCCAAAGTCAAAAGTCTGTTTGTATTCTCTTTTATTCTCTCTTCGGTAAAAAAAACTCTATTTTTTAAATCTAAACAGTTATTGCTAATATGTAAATCCTCATTTATTCTATGGTGTGTTGCTCCAATAGAGACTAAATACTTATTTTTCTTTTTTATATAAGTTGAATGAGAGACAGAACACTCTTTGTGATAATTTTTTGTAGTTTGGGTTGAAGTATAGATATCTATTTTTTGTCCCCATACGGCTCTTATAT
It encodes the following:
- a CDS encoding FAD-dependent oxidoreductase, producing the protein MKTYDYIIVGAGIAGCSTAYFLSKYTDSILLIDRNSDLAQGASGAAGAFLSPLLGKPNKFKDLVTKALNFSTDFYLNNIPKEITNCGVVRIPKNKEDAQKFETYKPYMDFPYEKMEDGYYFKIGSQVNSYNICSYLADKVEKLFDYEVLTTEQNSDFWIINGELKAKNLILTTGADISLIKEKYFNIRAVWGQKIDIYTSTQTTKNYHKECSVSHSTYIKKKNKYLVSIGATHHRINEDLHISNNCLDLKNRVFFTEERIKENTNRLLTLADDIIKLEDIEVCDVKIGPRASSVDYFPMVGKLIDSQTTIKQYPHLVNGSHVKDAMLSTYDNLYVLNGVGGRGFVLSSYLASSLVENIVNNSSLDNQITTHRMFKRWVKKSK